NNNNNNNNNNNNGGTTACGATCGTCCCTCTCTCTTCTTGCAAGCGGGatgcctcttcttcttttctttgtgtTCTTTTTGGTAGGTTCTCTTGTCGTAAATTCCGAATGAGACGTGCGTCTAGGGCTGAAATTTGATCCGGACGCCGGCCGAAACGACGAAAGATGGCGACTTGCGAGATGGGGATTGGCAAGGTCGGCGAATGACGGCAGATTTCGATGTGGGCTCTCGTTTGCCTGGTGAAAAATAGGTTTCTTTCCCCTCATTTGAAAAATagggattctttttttttttttttgatctttttcggGTTAGGTTGTCGACTATCGTCCTGGGTTCCACTGACATTGGTGTGGGTAATTTTGATAGTCTTCTCCCATCTATTCTTCTTATATTATTTGGGTTTTGAGGTGAAGAAGGGTGTTTTGTGACCAAAACAAAAGGAGAGATTTTCCTCCAAAATTTCTTGGATTTGGTCTTGTTTTGGAGGTTAATGGGAGTTTTGAGCATCATGGGCAATTCCTTTGGGTGCTCGGCATCCGGGGAGCGGCTGTATCGGCAGCAAGGCGACCTCCAAGAAGCCAAGGCTCTGTTGGAATACAATCCCCGGCTTGCCAGGTACTCCACCTTTGGTGTCCGGAATTCGCCGCTCCATTACTCTGCAGCACGAGGCCACCATGAGTAATGAGTTCATCGGTTAGTGTTCGTTTGATATTTGATCCCGATGTCTTAGTCACTTCATGGTTTATGGTTGTTATTCGAGATTTATTTATGGTTTGTGCATTCAGATTGTCTCTCTGTTGCTCGAATCTGGCGTTGATATTAATCTCCAGAACGTCCGAGGACAGGTGAAATTGAATAACCAGTCCCTGTTTATCTTTAATTATGGTTTTTATTACTTAATTGAGGATGCTGTTATGTTGTTAGTCTTTTGATGCAATGTTCTGTCGATCCTTAAGAATTATTGAATTCTCTCTTATTTCTTACACTTTAATTAATTGTTTTGTGAAGTTTTAGGAGAAAATTTGTTTTCACAAGATTTACATATTCTAAAATTAAGCACTTCTATCATTGTTCCGAGACTGCATTAATGCTAGCTTGTCAATATGGTCACTGGGAGGTTGTTCAGACTCTAATGCTTTTTAATGCCAATGTGAGTTGTTTTCGTCCCCCTCTTAATTGGCTTGTGATCTTGTATGTGGTATTGTTTTTTGCTGTAATTCTCAGACAATATGTGGAATTGGGCTATAGATTCATAGAACGGATTATCTCAATGGTGGAACGGCTCTCCACTTTGCAGCTCTAAATGGTCACACTTGATGCATTCGTCTTCTTCTTGCTGATTACGTGCCAAGCATATCTGACTTTTGGAATATGATGAGGATGAAACCAACCCAAAAAGTTTCCGTTGCTGATTTTGATGTGGGGTACATTGCATTCTTTTTAGTCCTATTGATGTTTTCTATTTATTTGAACGACAATTACAtaaaaacttcttcttcttcttctatttttccaGCTCTTTATGTCAGATAGTTAACAGAAAGGCAGATGGAGGCATCACAGCTCTTCATATGGCTGCACTAAATGGGCACACGGAGAGCGTGCAGTTACTGTTAGACTTGGAGCTTTGTTTCTGAGGTCACAGTGGGAGATGGGATGACAATTGAATAATAggttttctcttttctcataTTTCTCATTTCTATTCTTGTTTGCTTTTGTCCACGAACATATGTTTCATGATATATTAGTTTCAGCATCTTGATAGTTGTTTTCATAGTGACATTCAGTTCTTATAGGAAAGTTGTCCTGTTTCCATTTAGCAGGTGCAGGAAGCATGCCCCTTCATTATGCCTGCTTGTGGTGGAAATGCAGCTTGTTGTCAAGTATGTTAGTTTGATTTCCTTCTATTTGCTGCCTCTGGAAAGCTACAATAGTTATTCAGTCCCTGTGGATTTGCAGGTTCTTATTGCCAGAGGTGCCAGCTTAACTGCTGAAAATGCTAACAGGTATGTCTCTGACATATTAATCTAGTCATTGGCATATGGCATGTTCCAATCCATATATAATTACTGCTCAAGAACACTGTGTAAATTGAATTAGTTTGGTTTAGTTCAGCATTACTTGCTTAGAAGTCTCAAAAAGACCTTTAGTGATGTAGAAAAGCATTCATAATGAGGGTTTCTCTTTTTTAAATAATGTGATTTATATGAAGTTATAAAAAATCGTTCAAATTATTCAATTTTACATGTGGAGTCACTGGAAGGAAGATTAATGCTGCTAGGACTCCAAGAGCTATTCATAGAAATATCTAGAAAGAAGTTGCATTGAGATTGAAAGCCAACTACCTAAACTATAAATTTCCAAGGGTTTACTAGGTTCTGGGGAAAAAAATGTTTGTGAATGATAGCATGGATCTTTGTGCCAATGCATGAGAATTAGATGTTCCATTTGATTCCTTTAATGATGTGGTGCCATGTGATGTCAAATTATTGAAGGATTTATatattccaagagaaaaaaatcaaaaatcagaacACCATATTTTGAGGAAATATTCCAATATGTCCACTTAGAATAGGTAGTGAGCCTTTTTAATGGCATGATATTGGAAATGGGCACATATCCATAAGCTTTTGACACGTACAAGTATTTTTGCAAGACTAGCGTTCTATCTGAAACTGGTGTTCCAAATAAAAGTGACCCTCAATGGTAGCTGTGCAGAAACTGTTAGACCATAGTTGGAAGCAGAAGATTATAATCTTACATGAAATAAAACATGAAATCTTTGGCAATTCTTTTTTTATACAGTTTACTAAGTTTTCAGAAGTGGATCCAAAGAATGCCTTTGAGAGGCAATAAATGACGATACCTTATGGTAGTCTGAATCTTACACAGAAGGAGAGTCTGTCCTTGAATCCTGTGGACTATTTGTTATATAGCCAAGGATTCGTCGGGTGTATCAATGATACATTTGTTCTCAGTATGTTAACCCCAGGTGGCTTTTTTAGGTGCTTTATCCCTATTAACTAACGGCTTCAATTTTATGATTAATCTCATATTTTTGCACAATGTTGGTCACAGTTGGACTCCCTGACTCCCTTGATGGTAGCTCGATCATGGCATCGAACTTGGCTTGAGGGCATTCTAAGTAAACAACCAGAAAGCCGAATACATATTCTTCCTTCACCATATTTTTGTCTTCCGCTTATGAGCATCATGAGAATAGCTAGGTTAGTTAATCGTGCATTCTTTTGTTGTTTTTTGATTCTTTTGACTGGATTGGAGCTAATATTATTTTACTAACTTGGTCATTTTCTTATTTTGTGGTTAAGTCTGTTTCATAGTTACTTCTTCATATGCTATGCTCATGGCTGCTACCCTGCATGAGATATCATCTAATAGTATACTTGCTTCTTGTCCTCATATATATGAAATATTCACCATTTGATAAGTGTTGTTTATCTATTTTTCTCTTACTCATACCTTTGCTGTTTACTGCGCGATGTTTTTATGATTTATTTCTGTGATGCTTAGGTAATATTGCAGTTGTTAATGATAATGTTTCATCTTTCTTGGTATGGGAACATCATCTGATAATCTAGTATCCTTCTATCTAATCCAATGCTTTTGTATGTACATGCATATAATATGTACATAAATATGTACCATATACATATGCACATACATATAGACATACACATGCTAGAGCATGGCATATGTAATCATTTGTTTTTCCTTTCATAGGGAATGTTATCTAATAATCTAGTATCTTCTATCTAATCCGATGCTTTTGTACGTACATGCAtataatatgtacatatatatgtaccatATACATATGCACATACATATAGAGATACACATGCTAGAGCGTGGCATATGTAAtcatttgtttttctttttcatgaaaaggaaaaacaaaagagAGGATGAGATGCATTTGAATAAATAATAATAAGCACCAGAGGAAGGGCCTGAAACTTCGACCTTATGATTAACAGGCACATTCTCTAACCAAGGTACGGGGCATAGATGGTCTTAAAAACACAGAACTTTGGGGTGGGAAAATGCAAATAAGGGGATAAATGGATGGTCGAACATGCCTCATAAACAAGCAGATCAGGAGAGTTGGCATTATATACTaaattatacacacacacacacacatgcatctaTGCATGCGTGCGAGTATGTAGTAACTAAATAGTTGTGGCTCTTGGAATTTCGAGCTTGAAACTAACTTCAAAGCTGGAAATTTCCCACTAGTTAAACACAGCTTAAATTCGCTTATTAGATGGGGCATCTTCCTTTCTAGATGTTGAATATCATTTTCATGATCTTCTGTGTCGTCTCCCTTAATAAAGTAATGGGGATTAGATTTGGAAGTTCTTCTGCACTTAGAAATTAGATATTGACCCTCATATATGGAGGTGATGATTACTGTCACATGTCTATCTGCTGTACTTCAAGCAAGAGATGTATTTAGTGCATTGGTGTCCCCACATATTTGAGTTAGTTGTTGCTTTCATATGAGCTCTTTGTTCTTTGGTCAGACTGGAGAATCACTTCTAAGATGTTTTTTTAGAATAGGCACTGCTGATCCATGTGGTATGTCAAGGGTGTTGGTcacaagaaaaggaaaaaagcccTGAGCTTTGAAGATATTGTTCCTTCACCTTGAAGATATCGTTCCttcaccttgaagatatcttgttaTATCTACACACTGCTAAATAGGTTCTCATAAATGGAATGTTTCTTAGACCATGAATGAGTAGATTTACCCAGGTTTCTGATAAAACTGAGGGCTTGCAGGTTTCTTTTTGAAGGTCAAGGCAGTGGTCCCTATTGCTGTGCTAGGTATAGGAACTAATTAAGAAGCTCACCTAATTTCACCTTCTACGGTATGCTACAACTAGAGAAAGCAAACAGCCTTAGATAACATCAAGCAGATAGGTACTTGATTTTGACCCATCTCCTCATAGAATATTGCGCTCTTCATTTACCTAAAGAGCTTTCCTCTCATCATATGAGTTACACAACCTCCATAATGTGTCAGTCTGAGAAACATGAGACCATCAAGACTTGATCAACTGATGCTAGTGAGCAGGTTCATGAAATGAGACTCACCGTCATCTAATCGAGCTTCAAAGGAGGCATAATGGGCATATAAATGGTCCTAGAGAATATCAAAAGAACTAAATGTTTTGCATTCTACTGTATATTTGTCTAGAGAAGGTATGCCTGGATTTTGAGTTTTGACTTAGCCGAGACGGACCAGGCAGTGTTATTTACAACCTAGCTGGTACTCAATTGGTCTGAAGTccttttttaaacttttttgtTTGGCTTATGTCCTCCTTAAACTATGTTTTAAGCTGGTCACTTAGGAAATCAGAGATGTGTCTAGGATCAAACATGGGAACTATGGACAAACAGGGCGTTATCGTATGTTTCTTGTTGATTAAATTTGTATCAAGTCTGGGGCTTTTCAGACCACGCCAATAGCATAACAGAGAACGTCTATGTTGATGTGGATGAATTTCTTAAAATCAAGCTAGCATGATGGAATAAATGAAGTACGGCCATGATAGTCGATAGTCGAAAAGCTTTCATCTTGGCATGCAAAGCAAAATTTTTTCTCACAATCAAACTATGCTCTTAAGTAAAATTGTATGTCAGCAAATGAGATTTCTAGCACTCTATTTGACCATTTTAGCAGCTCTTTATTTCATAAGTGGACTTGCATGTATATTAAACAAATGAGCTTTTCTAGCACTCTATTGAACCATTAGAGTCATTCTTCTTTTGTAAAAGCACTTGCATGTACCTTTTGCACTCTATTTGATGCTTAGGTTGTTCAATTTAATGATGTTTCTTAATGCTGTCCGGTAACAATACAGGATGATGCATTAGCTAATGGGTAAGCTGAGCTTTGCCATAATGTCTCAGTTATTGCAGAAGGCTAAGAGCTACAATGTCATGTGGATAACAAGAAACAGGAAAgaatcatgagatacatataatcTACTAATGGGGTAAATGGCTGATTATATGTACATAAGGTAATGATGTCACTAAATAGTAAGCACAATAAAAAACACAAGTTAAAACGTCCATCGTTTGCATTATATCTTGAGTGATGGCGTATATATCCAATGATTGTAATCCATTGCCATTGCTTTATTCATGTaagtaataatattaatatacccTTGGAGTGCACCTTTCTTGACACCTCACGCAATACGTACGTTTGAAGTACCGTATCATAGGTCTTGTCATATAGATGTATGATTTTCAAGTCTGATGTGACTATATTGAATGATACATATTTATCATTTCTAGccccctcaaatgcttttgtCCTTGTGCTGATTAtagtttttccttttctttttaatGGTCGATTCCATGGAACGATGAGATTAATTTATTTTTGCTTGCTTAGTTCTGACTAGGGTTTTTACCTTAGTTTTAAACCAGTGGACATTGTTGTTTACAGAAATCTTATTTTTGAGGGGTTAATTGTTTTATCTACTGCAGAGAATgtggatggagaaataaaaactaGTTGTAACATCCCGAAGCTCCTGGTAAGGATTTTTTGATTTCTTTTTGCCCTTGTTGGCATCGATCTTGAATTTATAGTTGAGAATATTGGTCTACAGATTAAATCAGGAAAAAATGTCTGATGTTGTTTGAATTAATTTGAaggaaaaaatgagaagaaaagggAGAGTTTACAGGTAGAAGACTAATCTGAGTAAGTTTCTCAGATCGGAGAAGTAAAAGTAGGAATTGGAGAAAAATCTGATCATTTCATtacttgaattcaaatctctGTTATAGCTTATTTATATGCAGTTAcagtaaaataaaattgaaatgcttCCGAAATGAAATGCAACACTAATCAAATGAAAATGGACTTTTTCTAGAATAAAATACAAATATGAAATGAAATGCAAATTCTTCTGAAATGAAATACGAATGGATcgatagatggatatttttgtgGCTTATCGGGGCGGGTTGTTGGATTTGTTGGCCTGATCCATCACCCATATTCGGCAATATTTAAGGGTTTGGAATCCTCTGGATCCTGTCGTCTCTTCTGTTCTCTTTTGTCTCTCTCTGAAATCCTAGCCGACCCTCTGAAACCCTAGCCATCCTGAGTTGGAGATGGGTGTGCCAGGCTTGGATCGGAGCTTCCTGAAGGCTTAAGATCTTCATTTTGGTCTCTCATACTCCCCTTCCGACGGTCAGATGAAGATgagtattatttatttatttatttatttatttaactaatttttttcttcttttggttCAGATATTACATCCCTCTTCTTCAAAAGATCCTTGTCCTCAAGGATCGAACTGAGGAAACTGGTTCTTAAGAATCCAATAGTCCTCCTATGTGGCCTCTTCTTCACCGAGGTTACTCCATTTAATCAATATTTGGGTAACTGCTCTGTTTCTCCTGCGGACTATTTTTCTGTCTAAAATCTTTTCTGGTTGAGCTAATAGTTGTCCTTCTCCCGTGAGGGGTACTGTCGGTGATGCTTGCTCGGATTTCTGAATCTCTCGCTTGAGTAAGGATACATGGAAGATGGAGTGTATTTTAGATCCCTTGGGAAGTTTGAGCTCATAAGCTGCAggaccaattttttttaatattttgaaagatcCTAAATACTGAGAGGTAAGCTTAAGATTTTTGCGCATGGCTACTGTAGTCTGCCGGTAAGGTTGAAGTTTGAGGTATATCATTTCTCCTTCTTTGTATTCTTTATCTATTCTTCTCTTATCTGCATTTTGTTTCATGCGGTTCTGTGCTTTCTTGAGTCTGTCTCTTAAGATCTGTAACATTTTAGTCTTTTTTATGTTCCAATGTGCTACTGTACTTTGTTGGTTCATGTCCATGTTAACCATCGGGTACATAGGAGGTGGAAGTCCATATAAGGCTTGATAAGGTGTCATCCCTAAGGAAGAGTGATAGTTGGTATTGTACCACCACTCAGTCAGGGATAGCCATTTAAGCCATCTGTGAGGACTTTGAAAACATATACATCTTAAATATGTTTCTAAGCATCTGTTTACTCTCTCTGTTTGTCCATCTGTTTGTGGATGATAAGCAGTGGTCAGATGCAGTTTAACCCCTATTAATCTGAATAAATCTTACCATACTTGACTGGTGAAGATCTTATCTCTGATATGATATCTTGTGGCATTCCATGCAACTTGTATGCTGTATCTAAGAATGATCTTGCTATATTCTGTGCTGAATAGGGATGAGTTAAGGGAATGAAATGAGCATATTTAGTTAACCGGTCCACCACCACTAGTATAGTATCTTTGTCTTCAGATTTTGGTAATGATTCGATGAAATCTATACTAATTTCTTGCCATGCTTGAGCAGGaatttgcaaagattgtaatagTCCTGCATATGGAGTTCCATCTATTTTGTTTTTAATGCAAACCTCACATTCTTTCACCAATTTCTCCACTTGCTGTTTCATTCCAGCCCAATAGAATAATTGTTTGATTCTTTTATAAGTATGATTCATTCCCGAGTGTCCCTCTAGTGCTGAAGCATGCATCAGTTCTAGGAGTTTCTATCTCAACTCTCCTGTTTTCCCAATATCAATTCTTCCTTTAAACTTAAGCACTCCTTATTTATAAGTATATTCAGCTTGTGACTCTGGTTTTATAAGTACTTCTGCTATGATTTGTTGGGTTTGTTGATCTCCTTCATAACTGTTAGCAATTTTTAAACTCCATGTAGATACCACTGTTGTAATAGCCTGCACCTTTTTTTCCTCAAATCCTCACCTCGATAATGCATCTGCaacctgatttttttttctttcttataatGTATCACATAATCCAATCCCATAAGCTTCATCATTCCTTTTTGTTGAGCTGCAGTAGTTACTTTCTGTTCTAACAAGTACTTTAAACTTTGATGATCTATTTTAATGATGAATGGTCGGGGGCTAATGTAGTGCTTCCATTTTTTTACAGCCATCAAAATAGCTAAGAATTCTTTTTCATATGTAGAAAGTACTTTGTTCCTTTCACTCAATCCTTTACTGAGATAAGCTATAGGTCTTCCTTGTTGTGTGAGTACTGCTTCAATTCCATATCCACTAGCATCTATTTCCAAAGTAAAAGGTAAGGAATAATTTGGCATTGCTAGAACTGGTGCTGTAGATATTACCTCTTTCAATCTCTCAAATGCTTCTTGAGTTGTTTCATCCCAATGAAAATTATCCTTTTTAAGTAGTTCTGTTAAAGGTTTACTAATTGCTCCATATCCCTTTATAAACCTTCTATAATATACTGTGAGTCCTAAGAAGCCTCTCAATTTCTTCAATGTAGATGGATTAGGCCACCTTTTCATGGCTGCCACTTTCTCAGGATCAGTTGCCACACCTTCTTTGGAAATTATATATCCCAAATATTTCACTTGTTGCTGTCCAAAAAAGTATTTGGATCTTTTTGCATACTGCTGATTCATTCTTAGTATATTCAGGACTTCAATGAGATGTTCCACATGCTCCTTTACAGTTTTACTATATACAAGAATATCATCAAAGAAAATTAACACAAACTTTCTAAGATAAGGAGAAAATACCTCATTCATGATAGCTTGAAATATGGTAGGCGCATTAGTTAACCCGAAAGGCATAACCAAGAATTCATAATGACCCATGTGAGTTCTAAATACTGTCTTATATACATCTTTTGGGTTCATTCTTATTTGATGATATCCCGATCTTAAGTCTATCTTAGAAAAATATTGAGATCTTTTAAGCTCATCCAAAAGATCATCTATTAGAGGTATCGGATATTTATCCTTCACTGTTGTCTTATTGAGCTGCCTATAATCCACATAAAATCTCCAActgttatttttttttactaaaagcACAGACGAAGCATATAGACTATTACTAGGTTGAATAATGGTAGTCTTAAGCATTTCTTGTATCTGCCTTTCAATCTCATTCTTCTATTCATGAGTATACCTGTAAGGTCTAATATTAACAGGATTAGTTCCTGGTAACAAAGGTGTTTTGTGATCTTGTGGTCTACTGGGAGGCAAATCTTTAGGTTCTTGGAATACATCAGCATACTGTTCTAACACTTTTTTCACTGAATTAGGTATCTCTGCTTCTATCTTTTTCCCATCAAAATTCGTCAATTGTCTTACAGTACAACAGTCTCTTTTAAGTCCGGATCTATACCACTGTGTAGTagtaatcatttgaagtttagccTTAGTAAACTTTAGTTTAGATCTTTCTGTAATGCCTTTTAATGTCATTTGTTTCTCTTCCTTAATGAAGGTGACAGCATTATCTAAATAATCAAATGTTACTTTACCATAAGTTCTCAGCCAATCAATTCCCAAAATTATACTGGATCCATCCAATCTGATCACCCTTAAGTCATCCTGATACTGTTCTCCCTGCATAGTCTATTTAAAGTTAACACATTTAAGCTTACTCAAAATCTTGTGTCCATTTGCCACGGTTACTATTAGTGGGCTTGCTGCAGTGAGTATAGCTTTTACTTCTTTGGTCACTTGATAATCAATAAAGCTGTGAGTACTTCCAGTATCAATTAGAATGACTAGAGTTTTGTTTCTGGCTTCTCCTTGAATCTTAATGGTTTCATTTTGGTTTTGTCCAACTAAAGCATATACAGCTGTTcttactttcttttctttttcttcttctgtcATAGTctcattctcttcttcttcttcctcctcttcttgcaAC
The DNA window shown above is from Elaeis guineensis isolate ETL-2024a chromosome 8, EG11, whole genome shotgun sequence and carries:
- the LOC140859642 gene encoding probable E3 ubiquitin-protein ligase XBOS32 isoform X1; protein product: MGVLSIMGNSFGCSASGERLYRQQGDLQEAKALLEYNPRLARYSTFGVRNSPLHYSAARGHHEIVSLLLESGVDINLQNVRGQTLMLFNANIHRTDYLNGGTALHFAALNGHT
- the LOC140859642 gene encoding probable E3 ubiquitin-protein ligase XBOS32 isoform X2, with the translated sequence MGVLSIMGNSFGCSASGERLYRQQGDLQEAKALLEYNPRLARYSTFGVRNSPLHYSAARGHHEIVSLLLESGVDINLQNVRGQTLMLFNANL